The Armatimonadota bacterium genome includes a window with the following:
- a CDS encoding 30S ribosomal protein S21, with amino-acid sequence MAQVVVRPGESLDSALKRFKKQLQQTGILKEARAHERYEKPSDRRRRAEAARRRKLMQEARRQNNNN; translated from the coding sequence TTGGCTCAGGTCGTGGTGCGGCCGGGCGAAAGCCTGGATAGCGCTCTCAAGAGGTTCAAGAAGCAGTTGCAGCAGACGGGCATCCTGAAGGAGGCTCGCGCTCACGAGCGGTACGAGAAGCCCAGCGACAGAAGGCGGCGTGCAGAGGCGGCGCGTCGGCGCAAGCTGATGCAGGAAGCCCGCAGGCAGAACAACAACAACTAG
- the glmU gene encoding bifunctional protein GlmU: MPAFPPAAQRIATEEPVRPQTHRAALIMAAGKSTRMKSRLPKAVHPLCGRPVAMHVIQACREAGLERVIVVVGHEADAVRQTLGDGVEYVTQDRQLGTGHAVMCAEQALQGFEGILAVLPADSPLIRPGSIARMVEDCESRGCAASLLTAEMQDPAMYGRIVRSSSGDVERIVEAKDAPPEILAIREICTSIYAFDARRLFPALRRLSPENRQREYYLTDVIGIFRSEGLPVSATVVEDATEVMGINTRVELAQATAVLRERIRRRLMLDGVTMLDPASVHVDVDVEIGQDTVVYPGCVIEGHTRIGSECVIGPNSHIVDSVLEDGVTFEASVAVEAKVGRGSRVGPYSRLRPGARLGENVIIGDFVEIKNSVIHEGVSIAHMTYIGDAEVGAHTNIGAGTITCNYDGRRKHRTVIGAGAFVGSHTTLNAPVTVGDGAFIGSGSVITKDVPPDALALGRAQQIIKEGWARRRREQSEE, from the coding sequence TTGCCAGCCTTCCCTCCGGCGGCGCAACGCATCGCCACCGAGGAGCCAGTGAGACCTCAGACCCACCGAGCGGCCCTGATTATGGCCGCGGGCAAAAGCACGCGGATGAAGAGCCGGCTGCCGAAGGCGGTTCATCCGCTGTGCGGCAGGCCGGTGGCGATGCACGTCATCCAGGCGTGCCGGGAGGCGGGGCTGGAGCGTGTCATCGTCGTGGTCGGCCACGAGGCGGATGCCGTCCGTCAGACTCTGGGGGACGGCGTCGAATATGTCACGCAGGACCGCCAGCTCGGCACCGGGCACGCCGTGATGTGCGCGGAGCAGGCTTTGCAGGGCTTCGAGGGCATTCTGGCGGTCCTGCCGGCCGACTCCCCGCTCATCCGCCCCGGTTCCATCGCACGGATGGTGGAGGACTGCGAAAGCCGCGGGTGCGCCGCGTCGCTCCTGACGGCCGAGATGCAGGATCCCGCAATGTACGGTCGCATTGTGCGCTCGTCTTCGGGAGACGTGGAGCGCATCGTGGAGGCCAAAGACGCCCCTCCCGAGATTCTGGCCATCCGGGAGATCTGCACCAGTATCTACGCTTTTGATGCCCGTCGTCTCTTTCCTGCGCTCCGGAGACTCTCCCCGGAGAACCGCCAGCGGGAGTACTACCTGACGGACGTCATCGGCATCTTCCGCTCCGAGGGTTTGCCCGTTTCGGCCACCGTGGTGGAGGACGCCACCGAGGTGATGGGCATCAATACGCGTGTGGAACTTGCCCAAGCCACTGCCGTGCTTCGTGAGCGCATCCGCCGGCGGCTGATGCTGGACGGCGTCACCATGCTGGATCCTGCATCCGTCCACGTGGACGTGGACGTGGAGATCGGTCAGGATACGGTCGTTTATCCCGGATGCGTCATCGAGGGGCACACGCGCATCGGGAGCGAATGCGTCATCGGTCCCAACAGTCACATCGTTGATTCTGTGCTGGAGGACGGCGTCACGTTCGAGGCATCTGTGGCCGTGGAGGCGAAGGTCGGCCGGGGAAGCCGGGTTGGGCCGTATTCGCGGCTCAGACCGGGGGCCAGGCTGGGAGAGAATGTCATCATCGGCGACTTTGTGGAGATCAAGAACAGCGTCATCCACGAGGGGGTCTCCATCGCCCATATGACTTACATCGGGGATGCCGAAGTCGGCGCGCACACCAATATCGGGGCGGGCACCATCACGTGCAACTATGACGGGCGTCGCAAGCACCGCACCGTGATCGGGGCGGGGGCGTTCGTCGGGAGCCATACCACTCTGAACGCACCTGTCACTGTGGGCGACGGGGCGTTCATCGGCTCGGGGTCCGTCATCACGAAAGACGTTCCCCCGGACGCGCTGGCGCTGGGCAGGGCGCAGCAGATCATCAAAGAAGGGTGGGCCAGACGGCGGCGCGAGCAATCGGAGGAGTAG
- the pheA gene encoding P-protein has product MDLSDLRRQIDELDAQLLELLNRRAELAIEIGKRKTESASVSIFAPERERLVLDRLVERNNGPLSNESIKSIYREIISSMRALEKPLTVVYWGPPATNTHLASIRKFGSSTTFVPADTIADVFEEVQKGHADFGVVPIENSIEGIVTHSLDMFLKSDLKICAEVYLPICHCLLSKAEDLSQVKKLYSIPVATAQCRQWLTTHLKDVEIVDASTTAKAAILAANDPPSGAIAGELAAQVYGLNILADHIEDNPGNRTRFLAVGYLEPGPSGRDKTSIVFSVPHRAGSLYKALEVFFELDINLTLIESRPTKLLPWEYVFYVDAQGHQKEEKMTRAVQMLKERASFLSVLGSYPEAD; this is encoded by the coding sequence TTGGACCTTTCTGATCTCAGGCGGCAGATAGACGAACTGGACGCGCAGTTGCTGGAACTGCTGAACCGGCGCGCGGAGCTTGCCATCGAGATCGGCAAGCGCAAGACCGAGAGCGCAAGCGTCAGCATATTTGCGCCGGAGCGCGAGCGCCTCGTGCTGGACCGCTTGGTGGAGAGGAACAATGGTCCCCTCTCCAACGAGAGCATCAAGAGCATCTACCGCGAGATCATCTCCTCCATGCGCGCCCTGGAGAAGCCGCTGACCGTGGTCTACTGGGGACCGCCTGCCACCAACACGCACCTGGCCAGTATCCGCAAGTTCGGGTCCTCTACCACCTTCGTCCCGGCCGACACCATCGCCGACGTCTTCGAGGAGGTGCAGAAAGGCCACGCGGATTTCGGCGTTGTGCCGATCGAGAACTCCATCGAGGGGATCGTGACGCACAGCCTGGACATGTTTCTGAAGTCGGATCTGAAGATCTGCGCCGAGGTCTACCTGCCCATCTGCCACTGCCTGCTTTCAAAGGCCGAAGACCTTTCGCAGGTGAAGAAGCTCTATTCCATCCCGGTTGCCACCGCGCAGTGTCGCCAGTGGCTGACCACGCACCTGAAGGACGTGGAGATCGTGGACGCATCCACCACGGCCAAGGCGGCCATCCTGGCGGCAAACGATCCTCCTAGCGGCGCCATCGCGGGAGAGTTGGCAGCGCAGGTCTACGGCCTGAACATCCTGGCGGACCACATCGAAGACAATCCCGGCAACCGGACCCGGTTCCTGGCGGTGGGCTATCTGGAACCCGGTCCGAGCGGACGGGACAAGACCAGCATCGTGTTCTCCGTGCCGCACAGGGCGGGGTCGCTCTACAAGGCGCTGGAGGTCTTCTTCGAGCTGGACATCAACCTTACACTCATCGAGAGCCGCCCCACCAAGCTGCTCCCTTGGGAATACGTCTTCTACGTGGACGCGCAGGGGCACCAGAAAGAAGAGAAGATGACCCGGGCAGTGCAGATGCTGAAGGAGAGGGCCAGCTTTCTCTCGGTGCTGGGCAGCTACCCGGAAGCGGACTGA
- the hinT gene encoding histidine triad nucleotide-binding protein, whose protein sequence is MPDCIFCRIIAGEIPSRIVYEDTDVVAFEDVNPQAPTHVLVVPRRHVARISDFGDSEEEARLIGRMHQAANTVAARRGIVEGGYRLVINCNEGAGQSVWHVHLHLLGGRSFGWPPG, encoded by the coding sequence TTGCCGGACTGCATTTTCTGCCGCATCATTGCGGGGGAGATTCCCTCCAGGATAGTCTATGAGGATACCGATGTTGTGGCCTTCGAGGATGTCAACCCGCAGGCCCCCACCCACGTGCTGGTGGTGCCGCGCAGGCATGTCGCGCGCATCAGCGATTTCGGCGACAGCGAGGAAGAGGCGCGCCTGATTGGCCGGATGCATCAGGCGGCCAATACGGTGGCGGCCCGCAGGGGCATCGTGGAGGGTGGGTACCGTCTGGTTATCAACTGCAACGAAGGAGCGGGCCAGAGCGTCTGGCATGTGCACCTTCACCTGCTGGGCGGTCGGTCCTTCGGGTGGCCTCCCGGCTGA
- the pth gene encoding peptidyl-tRNA hydrolase produces the protein MRLIVGLGNPGIRYAGTRHNIGFEVVDRFARRHGARLRRRWCRSLVADLRIRGEEFLLAKPQTFMNLSGEAVRELLLRTKAAAADILVVCDDINLPLGRIRLRPSGSAGGHHGLESIIACIRSQDFPRLRVGVGEGNNRQDVRDHVLGRFHPSERKLAEDVIETAADCLDCALQEGLHAAMNRFNGLILE, from the coding sequence GTGAGGCTCATCGTAGGGCTGGGAAATCCCGGTATCCGTTACGCCGGAACGCGCCACAACATCGGTTTCGAAGTGGTGGACCGCTTTGCGCGCAGGCACGGAGCGCGTCTGCGCAGGCGCTGGTGTCGGTCGCTTGTTGCGGATCTGCGGATCAGGGGCGAGGAGTTCCTGCTGGCCAAGCCTCAGACGTTCATGAACCTCAGCGGTGAGGCCGTGCGTGAGCTGCTGTTGCGGACCAAGGCCGCGGCAGCCGATATACTGGTGGTCTGTGATGACATCAATCTTCCCCTCGGACGCATCCGGCTGCGGCCATCCGGCAGCGCGGGTGGGCATCACGGACTGGAGTCCATCATCGCGTGCATCCGCTCCCAGGATTTTCCTCGGTTGCGGGTGGGTGTGGGGGAGGGCAACAACCGGCAGGATGTGAGGGATCACGTGCTGGGTCGTTTCCATCCGAGCGAGCGAAAACTTGCGGAGGATGTTATCGAAACCGCCGCGGATTGCCTGGACTGCGCCCTCCAGGAGGGTCTCCACGCCGCAATGAACCGGTTCAACGGTCTGATCCTGGAGTGA
- a CDS encoding tRNA (N(6)-L-threonylcarbamoyladenosine(37)-C(2))-methylthiotransferase MtaB, with protein sequence MAKISFCTFGCKVNQYETERAAEQARLAGHQVVPWGEPADVQIVHTCSITASAVRDGRAALRGALKRRRDGGLVLATGCAARTDASSLVPSPDVTLIEDLMQAVSGCADAPVLPVDGSRLDCLSCPSERQGRTRALVKIQDGCRFRCAFCIVPQARPVESSRPIRDVLEEVRAYVALGHREVVLTGVRITGYRPEDAGRNGLEELIRRLGDVPGLSRVRLTSLYPSEVREGLLRAMAESPNACPHLHLALQSGDDGILRRMRRAYTSSRFLEVVEQARAILPGVAITTDVIAGFPGETEEAFENTAAVMRRAAFSRAHVFTFSPRPGTLAAAMDGQVPRHVARERTRRLIQIAAETGRAFRQGLVGSVQRVIVEQQRAPGILTGLTDTYVEVEFPAQDVLPGQEVKVSVTGVTEDGLTGVLAVASAA encoded by the coding sequence ATGGCGAAGATCTCCTTCTGCACTTTCGGGTGCAAGGTCAATCAGTATGAGACTGAGCGGGCGGCCGAGCAGGCGCGGCTGGCGGGTCATCAGGTCGTCCCCTGGGGCGAGCCCGCCGATGTCCAGATCGTTCACACCTGCAGCATCACCGCGAGCGCCGTCCGCGACGGACGTGCCGCCCTGCGCGGAGCGCTGAAGCGCCGCCGGGACGGCGGCCTGGTGCTGGCCACGGGCTGCGCGGCCCGAACCGACGCCTCCTCGCTGGTGCCCTCGCCGGACGTGACTCTAATCGAAGATCTCATGCAAGCCGTCTCCGGGTGCGCCGACGCGCCTGTTCTCCCTGTTGACGGGTCGAGGCTCGATTGTCTGTCCTGCCCGTCTGAACGTCAGGGCCGGACGCGGGCGCTGGTCAAAATCCAGGACGGTTGTCGTTTCCGGTGCGCCTTCTGCATCGTGCCGCAGGCTCGCCCGGTGGAGTCCAGCCGGCCCATCCGCGATGTTTTGGAGGAGGTCCGCGCTTATGTCGCGCTCGGCCACCGGGAAGTGGTCCTGACCGGAGTGCGCATCACGGGGTATCGTCCCGAAGATGCGGGCCGCAACGGCCTGGAGGAGCTGATCCGCCGCCTCGGTGATGTGCCCGGTCTGTCGCGCGTGCGCCTCACCAGCCTCTATCCTTCCGAAGTGCGGGAAGGGCTACTGCGGGCGATGGCGGAGTCGCCGAACGCCTGCCCGCATCTGCATCTCGCACTGCAGAGCGGCGATGACGGGATCCTTCGCCGGATGAGACGGGCATACACATCCTCCCGATTTCTCGAAGTGGTGGAACAGGCCAGGGCTATTCTTCCAGGTGTGGCCATCACCACGGACGTCATCGCCGGTTTTCCGGGAGAGACGGAGGAAGCGTTCGAGAACACTGCCGCCGTCATGCGCCGCGCGGCCTTCTCGCGCGCCCATGTCTTCACGTTCTCCCCCCGGCCGGGCACGTTGGCAGCCGCCATGGACGGACAGGTTCCGCGCCACGTGGCCCGTGAGCGCACGCGGCGGCTCATCCAGATCGCCGCGGAGACGGGGCGCGCCTTCCGGCAGGGTCTGGTGGGAAGCGTCCAACGGGTCATTGTTGAGCAGCAAAGGGCGCCTGGCATCCTGACCGGACTCACGGATACTTACGTGGAAGTAGAGTTTCCTGCTCAGGACGTGCTGCCGGGTCAGGAAGTGAAGGTGTCTGTCACGGGAGTGACGGAGGATGGGCTGACCGGGGTGTTGGCTGTGGCCAGCGCTGCGTAG
- a CDS encoding peptidase: MKVFILVDMEGISGVCLEEHTSAGTPQYEQARRWMTADVNAAVQGALDAGASEVVVLDGHGANSLYNLVYEELHEGAEYILGSPRGWYLTGLDSSFHCMLMVGMHAMAGTPRAVLEHTWSTARWHRCRLNGRETGEIGLMAAFAGSFGVPVTLVTGDQAACEEARQFLGDKVALACVKQGLGRYSAKMLPPRHARAEIRAQASQAVALADAATPFKVETPVSIEVDYIRNSHTDAIPTGPGVELISPRTIRYTAPTVPEACYLIR, from the coding sequence TTGAAAGTCTTCATTCTGGTGGATATGGAAGGGATCTCGGGTGTCTGCCTGGAGGAGCATACCTCGGCGGGAACCCCTCAGTATGAGCAGGCGCGCCGCTGGATGACTGCGGACGTGAACGCCGCCGTGCAGGGAGCGCTGGACGCGGGCGCTTCCGAAGTGGTGGTGCTGGACGGACACGGCGCAAACTCGCTCTATAACCTAGTTTACGAGGAGCTCCACGAGGGAGCGGAATACATCCTCGGATCGCCTCGCGGTTGGTATCTCACCGGGCTGGACTCCAGCTTCCACTGCATGCTGATGGTGGGGATGCACGCTATGGCGGGCACGCCGCGGGCGGTGCTGGAGCACACCTGGTCAACAGCGCGCTGGCACCGTTGCCGTCTGAACGGGCGGGAGACCGGTGAGATAGGCCTCATGGCAGCTTTCGCCGGATCCTTTGGCGTGCCGGTCACACTGGTCACGGGCGATCAGGCAGCCTGCGAGGAGGCCCGCCAATTCCTGGGGGATAAGGTGGCGCTGGCGTGTGTGAAGCAGGGGCTGGGGCGCTACAGCGCCAAAATGCTGCCTCCACGACACGCTCGGGCGGAGATCCGTGCCCAGGCCAGTCAGGCTGTTGCCCTGGCCGATGCCGCCACGCCTTTCAAAGTGGAAACCCCCGTATCAATAGAGGTTGACTACATCCGCAACTCGCACACGGATGCCATTCCCACCGGTCCCGGCGTGGAGCTCATCAGCCCCAGAACCATCCGCTACACGGCTCCCACGGTGCCGGAGGCGTGCTATCTGATCCGCTGA
- the prs gene encoding ribose-phosphate pyrophosphokinase yields the protein MDLSTLRIFSGNANPRLAEDIAAHLGVSTGRLIVKSFSDGEICVKVEESVRGMDVFIVQPTCHPVNDSIMELIILIDAFRRASARRITAVLPYYGYARQDKKIKPREPVTARLIANMITNAGAHRVLAVDLHAGQIQGFFDMPVDHLMAAPLIADWVRHNVPKDGPLAVVSPDVGGVPRARALAEMLNAQIVIVVKRRPEPNKSEVKEIIGDVEGRVCVMVDDMIDTAGSICSGAEALQQRGARRLYACCTHPVLSGDAVSRLEASPFEKVVVTDTIPLPEHKKNGKIVVLSVAPMLAEAVRRIHLDRSVSEMFDGVVFESGQ from the coding sequence TTGGACCTTTCCACATTGCGCATCTTTTCGGGGAACGCCAACCCGCGGCTGGCGGAGGATATCGCGGCGCATCTGGGCGTCTCCACCGGCCGGCTGATCGTCAAGAGCTTCTCGGACGGCGAGATCTGCGTGAAGGTGGAGGAGAGCGTGCGGGGGATGGATGTGTTCATCGTCCAGCCCACCTGCCACCCCGTCAACGACTCCATTATGGAGCTCATTATCCTCATTGACGCTTTCCGCCGCGCTTCCGCCCGGCGCATAACCGCCGTGCTTCCCTATTACGGTTACGCCCGGCAGGACAAGAAGATCAAACCCCGCGAGCCGGTCACGGCCCGGCTCATCGCAAACATGATCACCAACGCCGGTGCGCACCGGGTGCTTGCCGTGGATCTTCACGCTGGACAGATTCAGGGGTTCTTCGATATGCCTGTGGACCATCTGATGGCCGCCCCGCTCATCGCGGACTGGGTGCGTCACAATGTTCCAAAGGACGGTCCACTGGCGGTGGTCTCGCCGGATGTTGGCGGGGTGCCCCGGGCGCGCGCCCTGGCGGAGATGCTGAACGCCCAGATCGTCATCGTGGTCAAGCGCCGACCGGAACCCAACAAGTCGGAAGTAAAAGAGATCATCGGTGACGTGGAAGGCCGCGTCTGCGTGATGGTGGACGACATGATAGACACGGCAGGCTCCATCTGCAGCGGGGCGGAGGCGCTCCAGCAGAGAGGGGCGCGGCGACTCTATGCCTGCTGTACGCACCCGGTCCTTTCCGGCGACGCGGTGTCGCGGCTTGAGGCCAGTCCATTCGAGAAGGTTGTGGTCACGGATACTATCCCGCTCCCCGAGCACAAGAAGAACGGGAAGATCGTCGTGCTTTCCGTCGCCCCGATGCTTGCCGAGGCCGTCCGGCGCATCCACCTGGATCGCTCCGTCAGTGAGATGTTCGACGGAGTGGTGTTCGAAAGCGGACAGTGA
- a CDS encoding gliding motility protein GldE yields the protein MDDWLSNLALFFGLVLAGAFFGAVGTALVSVRRSRIRELGEQNGRLSRRAMALLEDPSLAAAAAHTLGLLLWLLAAATSAAGPGRWLGRLLERSAYDLISANAEALGILIAVTVTGILFILVAESFSRSIAAHQSERIALKTIGVSALVSRLMKPAVRLVAVVAGALLAPFGAKVRLSWPALTEEELMVLVEAGEEEGVIEEDEKEMIDSIFEFTDTVVRQVMVPRIDMKVVDADTPVLEAVSVIMESGHSRLPVIDGNVDTIIGIIHAKDLLPILASPEKREASLRDIVRPAFFVPENKKVSELLAEFRSNNRQMAIVRDEYGGTAGLVTVEDLIEEIVGEIRDEYDHEEPLITIQDEDAWVVDARLNIDDLNEQLDARLPEDEFETIGGFVFGTLGKEPEVGDSVEFSGWRMTVQEKEGRRLRKIRIEPLREDGEPPASGEDGKDEQSASAGQSASG from the coding sequence GTGGACGACTGGCTAAGTAATCTGGCTCTGTTCTTCGGGCTGGTCCTGGCGGGAGCCTTCTTCGGAGCAGTCGGGACTGCCCTGGTGTCGGTGCGCCGCTCCCGTATCCGGGAGCTGGGCGAGCAGAACGGGCGCCTTTCCCGAAGGGCGATGGCCCTGCTGGAGGATCCCTCGCTGGCGGCGGCCGCCGCCCATACTCTGGGACTTCTCCTCTGGCTTCTGGCTGCGGCCACGAGCGCGGCCGGTCCCGGCCGCTGGCTGGGGAGGCTTCTGGAGCGCTCGGCTTATGACCTGATCAGCGCCAACGCGGAGGCGCTGGGCATCCTGATCGCCGTGACGGTGACAGGTATTCTTTTCATCCTGGTGGCGGAGTCGTTCAGCCGCAGCATTGCCGCCCACCAGTCCGAGCGCATCGCTCTGAAGACCATCGGCGTTTCGGCTCTTGTCTCCCGGCTGATGAAGCCCGCTGTGCGCCTGGTCGCGGTCGTTGCAGGCGCGTTGCTCGCTCCCTTCGGTGCAAAGGTCCGCCTCTCCTGGCCTGCCCTCACGGAAGAAGAACTTATGGTGCTGGTGGAGGCCGGGGAAGAGGAAGGCGTCATCGAAGAGGACGAGAAAGAGATGATCGACTCCATCTTCGAGTTTACGGACACCGTCGTCCGCCAAGTGATGGTGCCGCGGATCGACATGAAGGTGGTGGACGCCGATACCCCCGTCCTCGAAGCGGTCTCCGTCATTATGGAAAGCGGACATTCCCGCCTTCCCGTCATTGACGGCAATGTGGACACCATCATCGGCATCATCCACGCCAAGGATCTGTTACCCATCCTGGCATCCCCGGAGAAACGCGAGGCAAGCCTGCGTGACATTGTGCGCCCGGCGTTCTTCGTGCCGGAAAACAAGAAGGTCAGCGAGCTCCTGGCGGAGTTCCGCTCCAACAACCGGCAGATGGCCATCGTGCGGGACGAATACGGGGGGACTGCCGGGTTGGTCACGGTGGAGGACCTCATAGAGGAGATCGTCGGGGAGATCCGCGATGAGTACGACCACGAGGAGCCGCTCATCACCATTCAGGACGAGGATGCCTGGGTGGTGGATGCCCGTCTGAATATAGACGACTTGAACGAGCAGCTGGACGCTCGCCTGCCCGAAGACGAGTTCGAGACCATCGGCGGGTTCGTGTTCGGGACGCTGGGCAAAGAGCCTGAAGTGGGCGACAGCGTGGAGTTCAGTGGCTGGCGGATGACCGTCCAGGAGAAAGAAGGCCGCCGCCTGCGCAAGATCCGCATCGAGCCGCTCAGAGAAGACGGAGAACCTCCCGCTTCGGGGGAAGACGGGAAGGACGAGCAGAGCGCCTCAGCCGGTCAGTCCGCTTCCGGGTAG
- a CDS encoding transcriptional repressor — MSARPRPGSLLATKLVARGVRLTNQRRKILELIESEGGHLDAARIQELARERQISVDRATVYRTLALLKQHGLVEELDFLHVRGDQHFYEARGLGDHLHACCYQCGRVSELRTATLDRLKEELRDNLGFRTESVRVEVGGCCKECAEHQEQVSPVVI; from the coding sequence ATGTCTGCTAGACCAAGACCGGGAAGCCTGCTGGCTACCAAACTAGTCGCCCGGGGAGTCCGGCTCACCAACCAGAGACGCAAGATCCTCGAACTCATCGAGAGCGAGGGCGGCCACCTGGATGCCGCCCGCATCCAGGAGCTGGCCCGCGAGAGGCAGATCTCCGTCGACCGGGCCACCGTCTACCGAACCCTGGCCTTGTTGAAACAGCACGGCCTTGTGGAGGAACTGGACTTCCTGCACGTCCGGGGCGACCAGCATTTCTACGAGGCGCGGGGTCTTGGCGATCATCTTCACGCTTGCTGCTACCAATGCGGGCGCGTTTCGGAGCTGCGGACCGCCACTCTTGACAGGTTGAAGGAAGAGCTGCGGGACAATCTGGGCTTCCGCACTGAAAGTGTGCGCGTTGAGGTCGGCGGTTGCTGCAAGGAATGTGCAGAGCATCAGGAGCAGGTGTCGCCGGTTGTCATCTGA
- the accD gene encoding acetyl-coenzyme A carboxylase carboxyl transferase subunit beta: MARNGWFRRRSQAVQKAEQVPEGLWTKCPKCEVILFVPELEKALRVCGKCGYHYRLGWQERLRITVDEGSFQEMDREVQACDPLGFPEYRQKLEKGRSSTGLREGFVTGQAAIHGFDCVIGVADFSFMGGSMGSSVGEKIVRAMERAIELRLPVIMFTASGGARMQEGLLSLMQMAKTAAGCARLMDEGIPYITVFTDPTMAGVHASYASVGDIIISEPGALVGFAGQRVAAQAQVTKVPENFQRAEFQLEHGMVDLIVPRREMRDTLGKILRFCAAEVTGDRRKS; this comes from the coding sequence ATGGCAAGAAACGGCTGGTTCAGACGCCGGTCTCAGGCGGTGCAGAAGGCGGAGCAGGTTCCGGAAGGGCTCTGGACAAAGTGCCCGAAGTGTGAGGTCATCCTGTTCGTGCCCGAACTGGAGAAGGCGCTGCGGGTCTGCGGGAAGTGCGGATACCATTACCGCCTGGGATGGCAGGAACGCCTGCGCATCACGGTGGATGAAGGATCATTCCAGGAGATGGACCGTGAGGTGCAGGCCTGCGATCCCCTGGGCTTCCCGGAATACCGTCAGAAACTGGAAAAGGGACGCTCGTCCACGGGTCTGCGCGAAGGTTTCGTCACGGGGCAGGCTGCCATCCACGGTTTTGACTGCGTCATCGGCGTCGCGGACTTCTCGTTCATGGGCGGGAGCATGGGATCGTCCGTCGGCGAAAAGATCGTGCGGGCAATGGAGAGGGCCATTGAGCTTCGGCTGCCCGTGATCATGTTCACCGCCAGCGGGGGGGCCAGGATGCAGGAGGGCCTTCTCTCCCTGATGCAGATGGCCAAGACGGCAGCCGGATGCGCCCGTCTGATGGACGAAGGCATCCCGTATATCACCGTATTCACGGATCCCACCATGGCCGGCGTGCACGCCAGCTACGCATCGGTGGGAGACATCATTATCAGCGAACCCGGCGCCCTGGTGGGCTTTGCCGGTCAGCGTGTGGCAGCCCAGGCTCAGGTAACCAAGGTGCCGGAGAACTTCCAGCGCGCCGAGTTCCAGCTGGAACACGGGATGGTGGACCTGATCGTTCCCCGCAGGGAGATGCGGGATACTCTGGGCAAGATTCTGCGCTTCTGCGCTGCGGAGGTGACGGGTGACCGAAGAAAGAGCTGA
- the accA gene encoding acetyl-coenzyme A carboxylase carboxyl transferase subunit alpha — MTEERADFIELIDQLDADIAEIKRRSLEEGEDRSADIATLEAERDRVIGIFFENLTAWDKVRLARHPRRPYTSDFLNAAFDDFLELHGDRLYGDDPAIVGGLGWMSGYPVVVLGHQKGRDIKERRLRNFGSARPEGYRKALRLMKLAEKLRKPVVAIVDTPAADCSVEAEERGISEAIARNLMEMFRIRTPIVVVVIGEGGSGGALGIAVGDRILMLEHAIYSVIPPEGCAAILWRDPERKQEAAEALKLTAAEALRFGLIDRIVPEPFGGAHRDPEAAARLFREAVLAELQELAGSDVQELLWKRYARFRSMGVWETAQAPEKPAGAASSNGNSRQGDKPSRTRKAAAGN, encoded by the coding sequence GTGACCGAAGAAAGAGCTGACTTCATCGAGCTGATAGATCAGCTTGACGCGGACATCGCCGAGATCAAGCGGCGCAGCCTCGAAGAGGGCGAAGACCGCTCCGCCGATATCGCGACGCTGGAGGCCGAGCGGGACCGGGTCATCGGCATCTTCTTCGAGAACCTGACCGCCTGGGACAAGGTGCGTCTGGCGAGGCACCCGCGGCGCCCCTATACGTCCGACTTTCTGAACGCCGCCTTCGACGATTTTCTGGAGCTTCACGGCGACAGACTCTACGGAGACGATCCGGCCATCGTGGGTGGCCTGGGCTGGATGAGCGGCTACCCCGTCGTGGTGTTGGGGCACCAGAAAGGGCGCGACATCAAAGAGCGCAGGTTGCGGAATTTCGGCTCTGCCCGCCCCGAGGGATATCGCAAGGCTTTGCGTCTCATGAAGCTTGCAGAGAAGCTTCGAAAGCCGGTGGTGGCCATCGTGGACACCCCGGCCGCGGATTGCTCCGTGGAGGCTGAAGAGCGAGGCATCAGTGAGGCCATCGCGCGGAACCTCATGGAGATGTTCCGCATCCGCACGCCCATTGTGGTGGTGGTCATTGGGGAAGGTGGCAGCGGCGGGGCGCTTGGTATCGCGGTGGGTGACCGGATTCTGATGCTGGAGCACGCCATCTACTCGGTGATCCCGCCGGAGGGATGCGCCGCCATCCTGTGGCGCGATCCGGAACGCAAGCAGGAAGCCGCCGAGGCTCTCAAGCTCACTGCGGCTGAGGCTCTGCGCTTCGGTCTGATAGACCGCATCGTGCCGGAGCCGTTCGGAGGGGCGCATCGGGATCCGGAAGCGGCCGCCCGTCTCTTCCGGGAAGCGGTGCTGGCCGAGCTTCAGGAGCTTGCCGGGTCGGATGTGCAGGAACTCCTTTGGAAGCGATACGCACGCTTCCGGTCAATGGGAGTCTGGGAGACGGCTCAGGCACCAGAAAAGCCGGCAGGCGCGGCCTCCTCCAACGGAAATTCCCGTCAGGGTGACAAGCCATCCCGGACGCGTAAGGCCGCAGCCGGGAACTGA